A part of Rhopalosiphum maidis isolate BTI-1 chromosome 3, ASM367621v3, whole genome shotgun sequence genomic DNA contains:
- the LOC113558004 gene encoding uncharacterized protein LOC113558004, giving the protein MTLFLSFFFLLSFNVIIFNLPSSQGNSSGYYQSTLSQVLTPSERLTYIIFGTLPNRIYYSYSKGSYVVRGQPGGYKNDLRRQRGKDREGYKVMPRWKYYLSKLSPVSLIKSGMQYASMAKALLGFGRGFKDFDDSMGNMGDLENPDDDPNNDEDSDLEDDAIDDANNDENGGNNNEKGSSGMVSSLPTLPTDLLSPLYDVSNDNKKEDDKDDDSVGYSKMAKNALQSDTAKNLVKTGISLLVPGGPAIVAAMDASSKLGGATDAIGKVPKLK; this is encoded by the coding sequence GGATACTATCAATCGACATTAAGTCAAGTACTTACGCCTTCTGAACgcttaacatatataatatttggtacTTTGCCGAATAGGATTTACTACTCTTATTCGAAAGGTTCATACGTGGTAAGAGGACAGCCAGGTGGATATAAAAATGACCTAAGAAGACAAAGAGGAAAGGACAGAGAGGGTTATAAAGTCATGCCTCGATGGAAGTATTACTTGAGTAAATTGTCACCGGTTAGTCTTATTAAATCTGGAATGCAATATGCTTCGATGGCGAAAGCTTTACTTGGGTTTGGAAGAGGTTTTAAAGATTTCGACGATTCCATGGGTAATATGGGTGACTTAGAAAATCCTGATGATGATCCAAATAATGATGAAGATAGTGATTTAGAAGATGATGCAATAGATGATGcaaataatgatgaaaatggtggtaataataatgaaaaaggtTCGTCTGGAATGGTCTCATCGTTACCGACGCTTCCGACTGATCTACTTTCACCACTATATGACGTTTCTAACGATAACAAAAAAGAAGATGATAAAGACGATGACTCGGTAGGCTATTCAAAAATGGCCAAAAATGCATTGCAAAGTGACACTGCCAAAAACCTTGTAAAAACTGGAATCAGCCTTTTAGTACCTGGAGGACCAGCGATTGTAGCTGCAATGGATGCTAGTTCGAAATTAGGAGGAGCAACTGACGCAATTGGGAAGGTAcccaaattgaaataa